From Carya illinoinensis cultivar Pawnee chromosome 5, C.illinoinensisPawnee_v1, whole genome shotgun sequence, one genomic window encodes:
- the LOC122310986 gene encoding protein RMD5 homolog — protein MELTTIKDAFDRVNKKQKLSSSKSQEVIDQVGREIEQALEKIQSADDPTSPFDQKSILTDLVLELNAIDPLHQLEGPQKELNLNLSKYQKLLERFFNPDISKAYRNVDFDLHIVNQILASHFYREGLFDLGDSILNDAGEPEATVLKSQFLDMHQILEAARLRNLEPALKWASTNREKLKQNGSKIELKLHQLQFLDVLQKGTRADAVIYARTYLAPFYSLHKKEFQKLMCCLLWAGRIGSAPYPEITSPTHWENLTEELTREFCSLLGHSYGSPLGVAISAGIEGLPTLLKLASVMSAKKQEWQAMKQLPVPVELGKEFQFHSIFVCPVSRDQGSEENPPMLMPCSHVLCKQSIMKLSKSGTRSFKCPYCPAEISVGQWRQLYF, from the coding sequence ATGGAGCTAACCACCATCAAGGATGCATTTGACCGTGTTAATAAGAAGCAAAAATTATCTTCTTCTAAATCCCAAGAAGTTATTGACCAAGTTGGCAGGGAAATTGAACAGGCTTTGGAAAAGATCCAGTCAGCTGATGACCCCACCTCCCCTTTTGATCAGAAGTCCATCCTTACGGATCTTGTACTCGAGCTCAATGCAATTGACCCACTCCACCAGTTAGAAGGACCACAGAAGGAACTAAACCTAAACCTTAGCAAGTACCAGAAACTACTTGAAAGATTCTTCAATCCTGACATATCTAAGGCATATAGAAATGTAGACTTTGACCTCCACATTGTGAATCAGATTCTTGCGAGCCATTTTTACCGGGAAGGCTTGTTTGATCTTGGAGATAGCATATTAAACGATGCTGGGGAACCAGAGGCAACTGTATTAAAATCTCAATTCTTGGATATGCATCAGATACTTGAGGCTGCAAGACTTCGGAACCTTGAGCCTGCACTGAAATGGGCCTCTACCAACCGGGAGAAGCTCAAGCAGAATGGTTCAAAAATTGAGCTTAAACTTCATCAGCTGCAGTTTTTGGACGTTTTGCAGAAAGGAACCCGAGCTGATGCAGTCATATATGCCAGAACCTACCTTGCTCCTTTCTATTCCCTTCACAAGAAGGAGTTCCAGAAGCTTATGTGTTGCCTTCTGTGGGCAGGAAGGATTGGAAGCGCCCCGTATCCTGAGATCACGTCTCCAACCCATTGGGAGAACTTGACTGAAGAGCTGACCAGGGAATTCTGCAGCCTCTTAGGGCATTCATATGGGAGCCCATTGGGTGTGGCAATATCAGCTGGTATTGAAGGACTACCTACTCTTCTAAAGCTGGCAAGTGTCATGTCTGCAAAGAAGCAGGAGTGGCAGGCAATGAAACAGCTGCCAGTGCCAGTTGAATTGGGAaaagaatttcaatttcattcaaTCTTTGTCTGTCCTGTGAGTAGGGATCAAGGTAGTGAAGAGAATCCGCCAATGCTGATGCCATGTTCACATGTTCTTTGTAAGCAATCAATCATGAAGCTGTCAAAAAGTGGAACACGGTCGTTTAAGTGTCCGTATTGCCCAGCAGAGATTTCAGTTGGACAGTGGAGGCAACTGTATTTCTGA
- the LOC122310989 gene encoding uncharacterized protein LOC122310989 — protein MASRIPFFSFTITPKPRKLHPCPFSSTTLWSNKPRTQIPCINKIGDLELASGLASEVAKRNAHLVQREEAMKKSKELLFTELCQYLALKGDEVRKKWRKMDEEDKWVLVKGFISEWSESFHPLSARSVKEMVEEYLQEESPSAKSSPSSLFPGLKWMMGFSQNK, from the coding sequence ATGGCTTCAAGAAtccctttcttttcatttacaaTCACCCCAAAACCGCGAAAATTGCATCCTTGTCCTTTCTCCTCGACAACCCTTTGGAGCAACAAACCCAGAACGCAAATCCCATGCATCAACAAGATCGGTGATTTAGAACTTGCATCGGGTTTGGCTTCAGAGGTGGCAAAGAGAAATGCCCATCTGGTGCAAAGAGAGGAGGCCATGAAGAAGAGCAAAGAGCTCCTGTTCACAGAGCTGTGTCAGTACCTTGCTTTGAAAGGAGACGAGGTCAGGAAGAAGTGGAGAAAGATGGACGAAGAGGACAAATGGGTTTTGGTTAAAGGGTTTATTTCAGAGTGGAGTGAGAGTTTCCATCCCTTGTCTGCAAGGTCTGTGAAGGAGATGGTTGAGGAATATTTGCAGGAAGAGAGCCCATCAGCAAAATCTTCTCCTTCATCGTTATTTCCTGGGTTGAAGTGGATGATGGGGTTTTCCCAAAACAAGTGA
- the LOC122310985 gene encoding protein trichome birefringence-like 12 isoform X1, with amino-acid sequence MPPKLLSPVFPCLIFLTLLLLSLYSSLLSQPPPAVPPPNRPLCNLFKGHWVIDPTSKPLYDHTCPFHRNAWNCLKNQRENMGLINSWKWEPESCALPRIDPARFLGLMRNKNIGFIGDSLNENFLVSFLCVLRVADMGARKWKKKGAWKGAFFPKFNVTVGYHRAVLLAKYQWQPKQSTVDDQDGLKGIYRVDVEIPADDWVNISDFYHVLVYNTGHWWGYDKFPKETPLVFYRGGQPIFPPIGMLDGFKVVLENMVSYIQKQVPVRTLKFWRLQSPRHFFGGEWNQNGSCVFSEPLQEFQLDLWFDPRNKGVNKEARQLNHLIEDALQGTGIRLLDLTHLSELRADAHPAIWLGKKDAVAIWGQDCMHWCLPGVPDTWVDVLSELIRGSLETG; translated from the exons ATGCCTCCTAAGCTCCTCTCGCCCGTCTTCCCATGCCTAATCTTCCTCACTCTCCTCCTTCTTTCCCTCTAttcctctctcctctctcaaCCCCCACCCGCTGTCCCACCTCCAAACCGACCTCTTTGCAACCTCTTCAAAGGCCACTGGGTCATTGATCCGACCAGCAAACCCCTCTACGACCACACGTGCCCATTCCACCGAAACGCCTGGAACTGTCTCAAAAACCAAAGAGAAAACATGGGTCTCATCAATTCCTGGAAATGGGAACCCGAATCATGTGCTCTGCCTCGGATTGATCCAGCTCGCTTTCTGGGTCTGATGAGGAACAAGAATATTGGGTTTATTGGGGACTCACTGAACGAAAACTTCCTGGTGTCCTTCTTGTGTGTGCTTAGAGTGGCTGACATGGGTGCCAGAAAGTGGAAGAAGAAAGGGGCTTGGAAAGGTGCTTTTTTTCCCAAGTTCAATGTCACGGTGGGGTATCATCGGGCCGTTTTGCTAGCAAAATACCA GTGGCAACCAAAACAGTCAACAGTTGATGATCAGGATGGACTGAAAGGAATATATCGAGTTGACGTTGAAATTCCTGCAGATGATTGGGTCAACATCAGTGACTTCTATCATGTCCTTGTTTACAATACTGGCCATTG GTGGGGTTATGATAAATTCCCGAAAGAGACACCACTTGTCTTTTATCGTGGGGGACAACCAATATTTCCTCCCATTGGGATGTTGGATGGATTTAAAGTTGTTCTGGAGAATATGGTCTCTTACATACAAAAGCAAGTTCCCGTGAGGACACTCAAATTCTGGCGTTTGCAATCACCAAGGCATTTTTTTGGTGGTGAGTGGAATCAAAATGGTAGCTGCGTGTTCAGTGAGCCACTCCAGGAATTCCAG CTTGACTTGTGGTTTGATCCCAGGAACAAGGGTGTGAACAAAGAAGCGAGACAGCTGAACCATCTGATTGAAGATGCTTTGCAAGGCACGGGGATTCGACTGCTTGATCTGACTCATCTGAGTGAGCTCAGAGCAGATGCCCATCCTGCAATTTGGTTGGGAAAGAAGGATGCAGTGGCAATCTGGGGTCAGGACTGCATGCACTGGTGCTTACCTGGTGTTCCTGACACATGGGTTGATGTCTTGTCAGAACTGATCCGTGGTAGTTTGGAGACAGGGTAA
- the LOC122310985 gene encoding protein trichome birefringence-like 12 isoform X2, giving the protein MPPKLLSPVFPCLIFLTLLLLSLYSSLLSQPPPAVPPPNRPLCNLFKGHWVIDPTSKPLYDHTCPFHRNAWNCLKNQRENMGLINSWKWEPESCALPRIDPARFLGLMRNKNIGFIGDSLNENFLVSFLCVLRVADMGARKWKKKGAWKGAFFPKFNVTVGYHRAVLLAKYQWQPKQSTVDDQDGLKGIYRVDVEIPADDWVNISDFYHVLVYNTGHWWGYDKFPKETPLVFYRGGQPIFPPIGMLDGFKVVLENMVSYIQKQVPVRTLKFWRLQSPRHFFGGEWNQNGSCVFSEPLQEFQEQGCEQRSETAEPSD; this is encoded by the exons ATGCCTCCTAAGCTCCTCTCGCCCGTCTTCCCATGCCTAATCTTCCTCACTCTCCTCCTTCTTTCCCTCTAttcctctctcctctctcaaCCCCCACCCGCTGTCCCACCTCCAAACCGACCTCTTTGCAACCTCTTCAAAGGCCACTGGGTCATTGATCCGACCAGCAAACCCCTCTACGACCACACGTGCCCATTCCACCGAAACGCCTGGAACTGTCTCAAAAACCAAAGAGAAAACATGGGTCTCATCAATTCCTGGAAATGGGAACCCGAATCATGTGCTCTGCCTCGGATTGATCCAGCTCGCTTTCTGGGTCTGATGAGGAACAAGAATATTGGGTTTATTGGGGACTCACTGAACGAAAACTTCCTGGTGTCCTTCTTGTGTGTGCTTAGAGTGGCTGACATGGGTGCCAGAAAGTGGAAGAAGAAAGGGGCTTGGAAAGGTGCTTTTTTTCCCAAGTTCAATGTCACGGTGGGGTATCATCGGGCCGTTTTGCTAGCAAAATACCA GTGGCAACCAAAACAGTCAACAGTTGATGATCAGGATGGACTGAAAGGAATATATCGAGTTGACGTTGAAATTCCTGCAGATGATTGGGTCAACATCAGTGACTTCTATCATGTCCTTGTTTACAATACTGGCCATTG GTGGGGTTATGATAAATTCCCGAAAGAGACACCACTTGTCTTTTATCGTGGGGGACAACCAATATTTCCTCCCATTGGGATGTTGGATGGATTTAAAGTTGTTCTGGAGAATATGGTCTCTTACATACAAAAGCAAGTTCCCGTGAGGACACTCAAATTCTGGCGTTTGCAATCACCAAGGCATTTTTTTGGTGGTGAGTGGAATCAAAATGGTAGCTGCGTGTTCAGTGAGCCACTCCAGGAATTCCAG GAACAAGGGTGTGAACAAAGAAGCGAGACAGCTGAACCATCTGATTGA
- the LOC122310988 gene encoding phosphoglycerate mutase-like protein 1 isoform X2 gives MDGGAGPSLFPLHRCKTLHLVRHGQGIHNVDGDKNYKAYLSPEYFDAHLTPLGWQQVDNLRKHVRACGLSKKIDLVITSPLLRTLQTAVGVFGGEGYADKADVLPLMVANAGNSGRAAISSLNCPPIIAVEHCREHLGVHPCDKRRNISDYQFLFPAIDFSLIENDEDVLWKADIRETKDEVAARGLKFMNWLWTRKEKEIAIVTHSGFLFHTLTLFGNDCHPFVKKEICKHFANCELRSMVIVDRSMAGSNDSTTNYPGKIPSGLDLPSDVAVENKLEREEPDSGFT, from the exons ATGGATGGTGGTGCAGGTCCAAGTTTGTTTCCATTGCACCGATGCAAAACTCTCCATCTG GTGAGGCACGGACAAGGAATCCACAATGTAGACGGAGATAAGAATTACAAAGCATACTTGTCTCCTGAATACTTTGATGCACACCTAACTCCACTAGGCTGGCAGCAG GTTGATAATTTGCGAAAGCACGTTCGTGCATGTGGGTTATCCAAGAAGATTGATTTAGTCATTACATCCCCATTGCTAAG GACTCTACAAACTGCTGTTGGAGTATTTGGTGGTGAGGGCTATGCAGATAAGGCGGATGTACTGCCTCTAATGGTGGCAAATGCAGGAAATAGTGGCCGTGCTGCAATCTCAAGTCTTAATTGCCCACCAATCATAGCAGTAGAGCATTGTCGAGAACATTTG GGAGTTCACCCTTGTGATAAAAGGAGAAacatcagtgactatcagttcCTTTTCCCTGCAATTGATTTTTCTCTG ATAGAAAATGACGAAGATGTATTATGGAAGGCCGATATTAGAGAGACAAAGGACGAAGTTGCAGCTAGGGGATTGAAGTTCATGAACTG GTTGTGGACAAGGAAAGAGAAGGAGATAGCAATTGTTACCCACAGTGGATTCTTGTTTCATACCCTAACTTTGTTTGGAAATGACTGTCACCCTTTtgtgaaaaaagaaatatgcaaaCA CTTTGCGAATTGTGAACTTCGTTCTATGGTCATTGTTGATAGAAG TATGGCAGGTTCAAATGACTCGACAACTAATTATCCAGGAAAGATACCTTCTGGGCTTGATCTCCCAAGTGATGTTGCGGTCGAGAATAAATTGGAGAGAGAAGAACCAGATTCTGGATTTACATAG
- the LOC122310988 gene encoding phosphoglycerate mutase-like protein 1 isoform X1 has protein sequence MQNSPSGHSSLPSFLAFVRYLRPCDLLKPYIQVRHGQGIHNVDGDKNYKAYLSPEYFDAHLTPLGWQQVDNLRKHVRACGLSKKIDLVITSPLLRTLQTAVGVFGGEGYADKADVLPLMVANAGNSGRAAISSLNCPPIIAVEHCREHLGVHPCDKRRNISDYQFLFPAIDFSLIENDEDVLWKADIRETKDEVAARGLKFMNWLWTRKEKEIAIVTHSGFLFHTLTLFGNDCHPFVKKEICKHFANCELRSMVIVDRSMAGSNDSTTNYPGKIPSGLDLPSDVAVENKLEREEPDSGFT, from the exons ATGCAAAACTCTCCATCTG GACATTCAAGTTTGCCTTCGTTCTTGGCTTTTGTTCGCTACTTAAGGCCTTGTGATCTTTTAAAACCATACATCCAGGTGAGGCACGGACAAGGAATCCACAATGTAGACGGAGATAAGAATTACAAAGCATACTTGTCTCCTGAATACTTTGATGCACACCTAACTCCACTAGGCTGGCAGCAG GTTGATAATTTGCGAAAGCACGTTCGTGCATGTGGGTTATCCAAGAAGATTGATTTAGTCATTACATCCCCATTGCTAAG GACTCTACAAACTGCTGTTGGAGTATTTGGTGGTGAGGGCTATGCAGATAAGGCGGATGTACTGCCTCTAATGGTGGCAAATGCAGGAAATAGTGGCCGTGCTGCAATCTCAAGTCTTAATTGCCCACCAATCATAGCAGTAGAGCATTGTCGAGAACATTTG GGAGTTCACCCTTGTGATAAAAGGAGAAacatcagtgactatcagttcCTTTTCCCTGCAATTGATTTTTCTCTG ATAGAAAATGACGAAGATGTATTATGGAAGGCCGATATTAGAGAGACAAAGGACGAAGTTGCAGCTAGGGGATTGAAGTTCATGAACTG GTTGTGGACAAGGAAAGAGAAGGAGATAGCAATTGTTACCCACAGTGGATTCTTGTTTCATACCCTAACTTTGTTTGGAAATGACTGTCACCCTTTtgtgaaaaaagaaatatgcaaaCA CTTTGCGAATTGTGAACTTCGTTCTATGGTCATTGTTGATAGAAG TATGGCAGGTTCAAATGACTCGACAACTAATTATCCAGGAAAGATACCTTCTGGGCTTGATCTCCCAAGTGATGTTGCGGTCGAGAATAAATTGGAGAGAGAAGAACCAGATTCTGGATTTACATAG